The Listeria monocytogenes genome window below encodes:
- a CDS encoding MerR family transcriptional regulator yields MSFSIGEFSELVDIPSSTLRFYEKEGLITPERNKNNLRTYSEEDANWLKFLLHLKGAGLSIEELKQYTIWRAAGDSTISKRLNMLKEKKVVLEQEIENLQKNLDTVVRKIGIYEEKMAKRDV; encoded by the coding sequence ATGTCCTTTTCCATCGGTGAATTTTCCGAACTAGTTGACATCCCCAGTAGCACCCTGAGATTTTACGAAAAAGAAGGATTAATAACCCCTGAACGCAACAAAAATAACTTGCGTACTTACAGCGAAGAAGACGCCAATTGGTTGAAATTTTTACTACATTTAAAAGGCGCCGGATTATCAATAGAAGAATTAAAGCAATACACTATTTGGCGCGCAGCAGGCGACAGCACCATTTCCAAACGATTGAATATGTTGAAAGAAAAGAAGGTTGTTTTGGAGCAAGAGATTGAAAACTTGCAGAAGAATTTGGATACAGTGGTTAGGAAGATTGGGATTTATGAGGAGAAGATGGCGAAGCGGGATGTTTAG
- a CDS encoding aldo/keto reductase, whose product MEKRQLGNTGLVTSELGFGCMGLNYHRGPAKNRNEMIEVVRAAMYSGITMFDTAEVYGPYTNEELVGEALFGKRKHVQIATKGGFKIDGLNNEVDSRPESLKAAVEGSLKRLKTDYIDLYYIHRIDPTIPIEEVAGTIQQLKKDGKILHWGLSEANAKTIRRAHKVEPLATVESEYSIWWREAEQEIFPVLEELGIGLVAYSPLGRGYLSGKLDINANFTENDNRGGLPRFQKEAMKANQVLLDFLKEIADEQNITTAQLAIAWILDQKPWIVPIPGTTRQSRIKENIAATKIHFDEVARQKIATALSQIEIVGDRYSAAENKRIGK is encoded by the coding sequence ATGGAAAAGAGACAATTAGGCAATACCGGCTTAGTTACGTCAGAACTCGGATTTGGTTGTATGGGGCTCAATTATCATCGTGGTCCGGCGAAAAATCGCAATGAAATGATTGAAGTCGTTCGCGCTGCAATGTATTCTGGCATTACAATGTTCGACACCGCCGAGGTTTACGGTCCTTATACGAACGAAGAACTTGTCGGGGAAGCTTTGTTCGGCAAAAGAAAGCATGTTCAAATTGCAACTAAAGGTGGCTTTAAAATCGATGGCTTAAATAACGAGGTTGATAGTCGCCCAGAAAGTCTCAAAGCGGCAGTGGAAGGATCGCTGAAACGCTTAAAAACTGATTACATTGATTTGTATTACATTCATAGAATTGATCCTACTATCCCAATTGAAGAAGTTGCCGGGACTATCCAGCAGCTAAAGAAAGATGGAAAAATTCTGCACTGGGGGCTTTCCGAGGCAAACGCTAAAACCATCCGCCGAGCTCACAAAGTAGAACCTCTAGCAACGGTGGAGAGTGAATACTCCATTTGGTGGCGAGAAGCCGAACAAGAAATATTTCCGGTTTTAGAAGAACTTGGCATCGGGCTTGTCGCATATAGCCCTCTCGGCCGAGGCTATTTATCTGGCAAACTTGATATCAATGCTAATTTCACTGAAAATGACAACCGTGGCGGTCTACCAAGATTCCAAAAAGAAGCCATGAAAGCCAACCAAGTTCTGCTTGATTTCTTGAAAGAAATAGCCGACGAGCAAAATATCACGACTGCCCAGCTTGCCATCGCCTGGATTCTCGACCAAAAACCATGGATTGTACCCATTCCCGGAACAACAAGACAAAGTAGAATAAAGGAAAATATCGCCGCCACTAAAATTCATTTTGATGAAGTAGCACGACAAAAAATAGCGACTGCTTTATCTCAGATTGAAATAGTTGGTGACAGGTACTCAGCCGCCGAAAATAAACGCATCGGAAAATAG
- a CDS encoding Crp/Fnr family transcriptional regulator yields MKYIEYHDYIKRDAIIYAYLLDNFSYVCKQIKAWESITLDREHVLLVKSGTLIEESDGKKKGIVRCFFEKNLIFPTRNPVVLKALETSEICLISAEGVFGKLEEDQILSNFFLQIAEKNEQDLKRQALLGTENSKNKVVSTLNFLLENNLSNTTLPVFPEWLQINILAKLANCSISTISSTVNELHNKGMLDIKSSPWKLKGREMRLEYFERDVQKVAD; encoded by the coding sequence ATGAAGTACATTGAATACCATGATTACATTAAAAGAGATGCTATTATTTACGCATATTTACTTGATAATTTTTCTTATGTTTGTAAACAAATTAAAGCGTGGGAAAGTATTACGTTAGATAGAGAACACGTATTATTAGTAAAGAGCGGGACTTTAATAGAAGAAAGTGACGGCAAGAAAAAAGGAATTGTACGCTGTTTTTTTGAAAAGAATCTCATTTTCCCAACTAGAAATCCAGTGGTATTGAAAGCTTTGGAAACATCTGAAATTTGTTTAATTAGCGCGGAAGGTGTATTTGGGAAATTAGAAGAAGATCAAATTTTATCCAACTTCTTTTTACAAATAGCAGAAAAAAATGAACAGGACCTTAAGAGACAAGCTCTACTTGGCACTGAGAATTCGAAAAACAAAGTTGTCTCTACTCTTAACTTTTTATTAGAAAATAATTTGTCTAATACCACATTACCGGTTTTTCCAGAGTGGCTTCAAATAAATATTCTGGCTAAGCTAGCGAATTGCTCCATTTCCACGATATCTTCTACTGTAAATGAATTACACAATAAAGGAATGCTGGACATTAAATCTTCCCCATGGAAACTTAAAGGACGCGAAATGAGACTTGAATACTTTGAAAGAGATGTTCAAAAAGTAGCGGACTAA
- a CDS encoding ATP phosphoribosyltransferase regulatory subunit, producing MKKNILVVIIVAVLAISAIVSAFFLMRDDAYAIETEGFTYSPKGKLVTFSPDAKYNDAWLNNEKTLSDGKEVKPINLARTLFLKDGRIQFLGKSVAIKSASDLIEMPSKTFVTESKGTYKASVSKDKTIAQLPKGTVVKLAEGRYIILDNSYLKNKKGLNKKLPKNVIVSIDENKKVLLMGEKTLEELAGDDAYIEMENNHYQFDLKKEMLVSQNKTEENIDIRSIKVEIDDKAEKRNLKTTKETTEKNTTDETKKQEDKNNEQTKTETETNQTSNGNAANTEAATGDASGGNTGTADKNGANESGTTKNNQNTTDVSKANEIIKKLNDAESLSTFQVPIVDVELTVKGQKASAKLQLTDSSKRLQSLEAILYDSENKVVKKVALNSSKEDQNFAFDSLKYGETYQVVVQGKYKSANDKIQETIFFRQTVEAKPVVLTPKIVERSQDSLTAEITATELYGNVDELVLRIKENNSNATTSKTVKVDAKALTKNGKAGVKFDSLNSSKEYIIEMEKLIVDGKDVTDENWYFIASTLKAKPTMTGINLSYSTDKGEFTAVPINLIDIDSSITSIRYVAYLEEDYKANGENAKEYAYSVVDASQKKTSVKVGRTVDMSDGNYVFVAYISGNNNQSDFTFATPASNAVVVGMKSIPTVEFSLKEAEQDKLTINYEVFDADNTILYDNLTHPTLKLYKSNAQGLYSGTPVATVDLRNKSDITNLLEYDGLESETYYVVVMTASYDLDDGSGIMVDKLIGQSSVFQTTEIAKVNATFTMESVTTTQAEINIKLSESATKLSAANLKIYDKKDNSLLKTIPLNSDFEKLMSADGKTYLFDDLAINKEYLLKVEDGSDSGMNQVPVEGELVFKTKRETPITDKVLLDYQPTKMKVGGLAGIEATEKPMLDDYNAVSSITYKIYKADDLNTPLVEQEVTTVAEFEKYSYFDLTSTELGRGFDYMIKAEVIWNDNYEDHRIEISSETIQIKKEKPSVEYEILKRTASEVKLNVYVKDIEGTIIPGKLEITSSTGGSAQLKNGKNTVTLPLSSEGATTLKTVGDYVITSGEPAESTVFMTKNLVAMNTTAPQASAQFALDETGRSLILTPEPNDIAKSSVMKTTYSIQAENSSSPDYSVARIGDEQFDEQTIDLPFGNVWFNNSYQLALDMKMNYMENRINNEKLFENYYVSLNDNSAFVTSSNGGLSTTKNANRADVYRITKGPTDSEGNIAGVKFKNTWTGTYIAYRGGVLISNSETADPFNFRRQDDGSYVAELNGRYVNFSSGLVSTEAAGSKIDLYSAQEETGKVSQSITTKALIEPNITAEALSIYDKRVKLDVIGEDKDNTIVKKDGENELFVNAYKEDGTTLVKSVRIDGLPTRDVSLTELSPDKNYVIKVEGKYDLLDGEGEKDKVYYSETITTEKSLPSMASTSYSWNAAYGFRTIKGNNNFIDESSVLTNIEYRLYDASTISSNLSDLVALEQELGTKTPAATFNNLSKTPEFNLYNNLGIQNYVSGKTYVIAAFMKTSLAKAPIFLSDAKSIFITPPKTVSAPIKLESVSTRKATLKFSYNDPDSYFVGGTNKQFQYVLKETTSGKIVKNGSFIGGSTASWLNTFDNLEPATGYTLSINTNYDNLNGDGSHPWSTSLNFTTDDEYVSSNSLTIQLDAATKNIKFQAKELSPGSTTIEKVQIEFYELIDYGGNNERTSLVERKTVTLPSSYPATISENFSVAGKKQDQSFLGKMVVTYRTPLNEVKTYERTSNFVTLQEDIAANLKSFRSVRATDTNVSIELDTTKVDTEAKETYTFELKDEDGKVMDTEEVKAKNLAETVNLSMKPTSNYAITVFNQKDQPVALYQGNNEENNLKANITDDGFTLMANDTADAKTKLTVTIEPKELSAWEEVQSWFGKDFTETKTIEKQELNDGVEFDANYHDSKVTVKEAESGKTFGIIELEASK from the coding sequence TTGAAGAAAAATATTTTAGTCGTAATTATTGTAGCTGTACTAGCTATTAGTGCAATTGTTTCTGCATTTTTTCTAATGAGAGATGATGCGTATGCTATTGAAACAGAAGGATTTACTTATAGCCCGAAAGGCAAATTAGTTACTTTTTCACCTGATGCGAAGTACAACGATGCCTGGCTCAATAATGAAAAGACCCTTTCAGACGGAAAAGAAGTAAAACCGATTAACTTGGCGAGAACATTATTTTTAAAGGATGGACGAATCCAATTTTTAGGTAAAAGTGTAGCTATTAAAAGCGCATCAGATTTAATCGAGATGCCTTCAAAAACATTTGTCACTGAAAGTAAAGGAACATACAAAGCAAGCGTTAGCAAAGACAAAACGATTGCGCAGCTTCCGAAAGGTACAGTAGTCAAACTTGCAGAAGGGCGCTACATTATTTTAGATAATTCCTATTTAAAAAATAAAAAAGGACTTAACAAGAAATTACCAAAAAACGTTATTGTTTCCATTGATGAGAATAAGAAAGTTTTATTAATGGGCGAAAAAACGTTAGAGGAACTAGCGGGCGATGATGCCTATATTGAAATGGAAAATAATCATTACCAATTTGACTTGAAGAAGGAAATGTTAGTTAGTCAAAATAAAACCGAAGAAAATATTGATATTCGTTCGATTAAGGTTGAAATAGATGACAAAGCGGAGAAACGAAATCTAAAAACTACAAAAGAAACAACAGAAAAAAACACAACGGATGAAACAAAGAAGCAAGAAGATAAAAACAATGAACAAACAAAAACAGAAACAGAAACAAATCAAACATCAAATGGAAATGCAGCTAACACAGAAGCAGCAACGGGAGATGCTAGCGGTGGGAACACAGGTACAGCTGACAAAAACGGTGCAAACGAAAGCGGAACTACAAAGAATAATCAAAACACCACTGACGTGAGTAAAGCTAATGAAATCATCAAAAAGCTAAATGACGCTGAGAGTTTAAGCACATTCCAAGTACCGATTGTAGATGTAGAGTTGACTGTGAAGGGTCAGAAAGCCTCTGCAAAATTACAACTAACCGATTCTTCTAAGCGGCTGCAATCTTTAGAAGCGATTTTATATGACAGCGAAAATAAAGTTGTGAAAAAAGTAGCATTAAATTCATCGAAAGAAGATCAAAATTTTGCTTTTGATAGCTTGAAATACGGCGAAACATACCAAGTCGTGGTTCAAGGGAAGTACAAGTCCGCAAACGACAAAATTCAAGAGACGATTTTCTTCCGCCAAACAGTGGAAGCGAAACCTGTTGTATTGACGCCAAAAATAGTCGAACGTAGCCAAGATAGTTTGACAGCAGAGATAACTGCTACAGAATTATATGGAAACGTGGATGAATTAGTTCTAAGAATCAAAGAAAACAACAGTAACGCAACAACTTCTAAAACAGTCAAAGTCGATGCTAAAGCACTTACGAAAAATGGCAAAGCAGGAGTTAAATTTGATTCGTTAAACAGCAGCAAAGAATACATCATCGAAATGGAAAAATTAATAGTTGATGGTAAAGATGTAACAGATGAGAATTGGTATTTCATTGCATCAACACTAAAAGCAAAACCAACGATGACAGGAATAAATCTTTCTTACAGTACTGATAAAGGTGAATTCACAGCTGTGCCAATCAATTTAATTGATATAGATAGTTCTATTACTAGCATTCGTTATGTTGCCTATTTAGAAGAAGATTATAAAGCAAATGGTGAGAATGCGAAGGAGTATGCTTATTCTGTAGTTGATGCAAGTCAAAAGAAAACATCCGTAAAAGTTGGAAGAACGGTTGATATGAGCGATGGGAATTACGTTTTTGTGGCTTATATCTCCGGTAATAACAATCAATCTGACTTTACCTTTGCTACTCCGGCTTCTAATGCGGTAGTAGTTGGAATGAAAAGCATACCGACTGTAGAATTCTCTTTAAAAGAAGCAGAACAAGATAAATTAACAATCAATTATGAAGTTTTTGATGCTGATAATACAATACTTTATGACAATTTAACGCATCCAACTTTAAAACTTTATAAATCGAATGCGCAAGGTTTATATAGTGGCACTCCAGTTGCTACGGTTGATCTTCGGAATAAATCCGACATTACAAACTTACTCGAATATGATGGTTTAGAAAGTGAAACGTATTACGTAGTTGTAATGACAGCTTCTTATGATTTAGATGATGGCTCAGGGATTATGGTAGATAAGCTAATTGGTCAATCTAGCGTGTTCCAAACAACAGAAATAGCAAAAGTAAATGCCACATTTACAATGGAATCAGTTACGACTACGCAGGCAGAAATTAATATTAAACTCTCTGAGTCTGCGACAAAACTGAGTGCCGCAAACTTAAAAATCTATGATAAGAAAGATAATTCACTTTTAAAAACGATTCCTTTAAACAGCGACTTTGAGAAACTAATGAGCGCAGATGGAAAAACATATCTTTTTGACGACCTAGCTATTAATAAAGAATACTTGTTAAAAGTAGAGGATGGTTCTGATAGTGGGATGAACCAAGTGCCTGTAGAAGGCGAACTGGTCTTTAAAACAAAAAGAGAAACACCAATAACTGACAAAGTCCTTCTTGATTATCAACCGACGAAGATGAAAGTGGGCGGGTTAGCAGGTATTGAAGCCACAGAAAAACCAATGCTTGATGACTATAATGCAGTTAGTTCCATCACGTATAAAATCTATAAAGCAGATGACTTAAACACGCCACTTGTTGAACAAGAAGTTACAACAGTAGCTGAATTTGAAAAATATTCTTATTTCGATTTAACTAGCACTGAATTAGGGCGCGGTTTTGATTACATGATTAAAGCAGAAGTAATTTGGAATGATAATTATGAAGATCACCGTATTGAAATCAGTTCCGAAACAATTCAAATCAAAAAAGAAAAACCGTCTGTTGAATATGAAATTTTAAAAAGAACAGCGAGTGAAGTGAAACTCAATGTTTATGTGAAAGATATCGAAGGAACCATTATCCCTGGAAAACTAGAAATCACTAGTTCAACGGGTGGATCCGCACAACTTAAAAACGGAAAGAACACCGTAACATTGCCACTTTCAAGTGAGGGTGCGACAACGCTTAAAACAGTAGGCGATTACGTTATTACTAGTGGCGAACCTGCAGAATCAACTGTCTTTATGACGAAAAATTTGGTAGCGATGAATACAACTGCGCCACAAGCAAGTGCACAATTTGCACTCGATGAAACGGGGCGTTCATTGATTCTAACGCCTGAACCTAATGACATAGCGAAAAGTAGTGTAATGAAAACAACTTATAGTATTCAAGCAGAAAATAGTTCTAGTCCAGATTATTCAGTTGCTAGAATAGGTGACGAGCAGTTTGATGAACAAACTATCGATTTACCATTTGGAAATGTATGGTTTAACAATTCTTATCAGTTAGCGCTTGATATGAAAATGAACTATATGGAAAACAGAATTAATAATGAAAAGTTATTTGAAAACTATTATGTGTCACTTAATGATAATTCTGCTTTCGTAACTTCATCTAATGGCGGTTTATCAACAACTAAAAATGCAAATCGAGCAGATGTTTACCGAATTACGAAAGGACCAACTGATTCAGAAGGTAATATTGCGGGTGTTAAATTTAAAAACACTTGGACTGGAACTTACATTGCATATCGTGGTGGGGTTCTGATTAGTAATAGTGAAACTGCAGATCCATTTAACTTTAGACGTCAAGACGATGGAAGCTACGTAGCCGAACTAAATGGTCGTTATGTGAACTTTTCATCCGGTCTTGTTTCTACGGAAGCAGCTGGTTCGAAAATCGATCTTTACTCTGCACAAGAAGAGACTGGGAAAGTTTCACAATCAATTACTACAAAAGCTTTGATAGAGCCAAATATTACAGCTGAGGCGCTTAGTATTTATGATAAGCGAGTTAAGCTAGATGTTATTGGTGAAGATAAAGATAATACTATCGTTAAAAAAGATGGCGAAAATGAGCTGTTTGTTAATGCATACAAAGAGGATGGAACAACGCTAGTCAAGTCAGTTAGAATTGACGGCCTACCAACTCGAGATGTCTCTCTTACGGAGCTTTCACCGGATAAAAATTATGTTATTAAAGTGGAAGGAAAATATGATTTGTTAGACGGGGAAGGCGAGAAAGATAAAGTATATTATTCCGAAACAATCACTACTGAGAAAAGTCTTCCAAGCATGGCTTCAACAAGTTATTCATGGAATGCAGCTTACGGATTCAGAACTATCAAAGGAAATAACAACTTTATTGATGAAAGTAGCGTTTTGACAAATATCGAATATCGTTTATATGATGCTTCGACTATATCGTCTAATTTATCGGATCTAGTAGCACTGGAACAAGAATTAGGCACTAAGACGCCAGCAGCAACTTTTAATAATTTATCGAAAACGCCAGAATTTAATTTATATAATAATCTTGGCATCCAAAACTATGTTTCAGGAAAAACCTATGTCATTGCGGCCTTTATGAAAACAAGTCTAGCTAAGGCACCGATTTTCTTAAGCGATGCAAAATCAATTTTTATCACGCCACCAAAAACAGTTAGTGCACCGATTAAACTAGAAAGCGTTTCTACTAGAAAAGCAACGTTGAAATTCTCTTATAACGACCCAGATAGTTACTTTGTTGGCGGGACGAATAAGCAATTCCAATATGTATTAAAAGAAACGACATCTGGAAAAATAGTGAAGAATGGCTCTTTTATAGGTGGAAGTACAGCTAGTTGGCTGAACACATTTGACAACTTAGAGCCAGCAACAGGCTATACATTATCTATCAATACAAATTATGACAATTTGAATGGTGATGGGAGCCACCCATGGAGTACTAGTTTAAACTTTACGACGGATGATGAATACGTAAGTTCAAACTCACTGACAATTCAACTGGATGCAGCAACTAAAAACATCAAGTTTCAAGCGAAAGAATTGAGCCCTGGTTCCACAACTATTGAAAAAGTTCAAATAGAGTTCTATGAGTTGATTGATTATGGTGGTAACAATGAGCGAACCAGCTTAGTTGAAAGAAAAACAGTTACTCTACCAAGTTCGTATCCTGCCACAATTTCTGAAAACTTTAGTGTTGCAGGTAAGAAGCAGGATCAAAGTTTCCTAGGTAAAATGGTTGTTACTTATCGAACACCATTGAATGAAGTTAAAACCTATGAAAGAACATCGAACTTTGTCACCCTGCAAGAAGATATTGCTGCGAATTTAAAATCTTTTAGAAGTGTACGAGCTACTGATACGAATGTTTCTATAGAGCTAGATACGACAAAAGTGGATACAGAAGCAAAAGAAACTTACACATTTGAATTAAAAGATGAAGATGGCAAAGTGATGGATACAGAGGAAGTTAAGGCTAAGAATTTGGCCGAAACTGTTAATTTGTCTATGAAGCCAACGAGTAATTATGCAATAACTGTATTTAATCAAAAAGACCAACCAGTCGCTCTTTATCAAGGTAATAACGAAGAAAATAATCTAAAAGCCAATATCACTGACGACGGTTTTACGTTAATGGCTAATGACACCGCAGATGCAAAAACAAAACTGACGGTCACTATTGAGCCGAAAGAACTTTCCGCATGGGAAGAAGTGCAGTCATGGTTCGGCAAAGATTTCACGGAAACCAAAACAATCGAAAAACAAGAGCTAAATGACGGTGTGGAATTTGATGCAAATTATCATGATTCGAAAGTTACTGTGAAAGAAGCAGAATCAGGAAAAACTTTTGGGATTATCGAACTGGAGGCAAGTAAATGA
- a CDS encoding ATP synthase F0 subunit C (Produces ATP from ADP in the presence of a proton gradient across the membrane. Subunit C is part of the membrane proton channel F0), with protein MDLVVACSVIGAALAIGLATLGAAIGQGIAVSRATEIIGKNPNAKKEVMGGLFLGLLMIVALMLFALAIAVILLWVNPFI; from the coding sequence ATGGATTTAGTAGTTGCATGTAGCGTAATTGGCGCCGCACTCGCAATTGGGCTTGCGACTTTGGGAGCTGCAATTGGACAAGGAATCGCGGTAAGTAGAGCAACAGAAATTATCGGAAAAAACCCGAATGCAAAAAAAGAAGTTATGGGAGGCCTCTTTTTAGGGCTTCTAATGATTGTTGCATTAATGCTTTTTGCACTGGCAATCGCAGTCATCTTGCTGTGGGTTAACCCGTTCATATGA
- a CDS encoding F0F1 ATP synthase subunit delta, translating into MEKLIQTIVLYGIFAVGFLYLLYFTLQKLENILTSFFYEISQDKSLEKESLLRRLKRQKVATNQEEQRNRQLAIEAEQKETIFLEEIDQLVARNRQYEQELQLWKNETPTQIVEVPSVETTPHAPFKSLSSCVNEIVQKVFITSEEEEAQLFTEAIREFDALVRVEKIRLALPYKVLLRLFEMHKPEELHAFTKSFEAFNERASKLSVKQIYQSSYLSPEQKLKVMREDGTLDGLNHQFVEFLFYMLTHFSYRQTRGLYRNYIEVYNVHFYTGLICVNVANEESASHFDKLWRPTHTSYKIEYQVQKELIGGVIINYGTKSIDMSYQELIKRTTEKMESEVRL; encoded by the coding sequence ATGGAAAAGTTGATTCAAACAATAGTCCTTTATGGAATTTTTGCAGTTGGTTTTTTGTATTTACTATATTTCACCCTGCAAAAACTGGAAAACATTTTGACGAGTTTTTTTTACGAAATTAGTCAAGATAAGTCGCTTGAAAAAGAAAGTTTATTACGTCGCCTAAAACGACAAAAAGTTGCTACAAATCAAGAAGAACAGAGAAATAGGCAATTAGCTATTGAGGCAGAACAGAAAGAGACTATTTTTTTGGAAGAAATAGATCAGTTAGTTGCTCGGAATAGACAATATGAACAAGAATTACAACTTTGGAAAAATGAAACACCAACACAAATTGTGGAAGTTCCAAGTGTTGAAACAACGCCGCATGCACCGTTTAAATCGCTAAGTAGCTGCGTTAACGAAATCGTCCAAAAGGTTTTTATCACATCTGAGGAGGAGGAGGCGCAACTATTTACGGAAGCAATTCGTGAATTTGATGCCTTAGTCCGAGTCGAGAAAATTCGACTAGCCCTTCCTTACAAAGTCCTTTTACGATTATTTGAAATGCACAAACCGGAAGAATTACATGCATTTACAAAATCATTTGAGGCGTTTAATGAGCGTGCAAGCAAGCTTTCTGTGAAACAAATTTATCAGAGTAGCTATTTGTCACCGGAACAAAAATTAAAAGTAATGCGTGAAGACGGCACATTAGATGGATTAAATCATCAATTTGTTGAATTCCTATTCTATATGTTGACGCATTTTTCTTATCGTCAAACGCGTGGACTTTATCGGAACTATATAGAGGTTTATAACGTTCACTTTTATACAGGGCTTATCTGTGTAAATGTTGCTAATGAAGAATCAGCAAGTCATTTTGATAAGCTGTGGCGACCAACACATACAAGCTATAAAATCGAGTATCAAGTTCAAAAGGAATTAATTGGTGGCGTTATTATCAATTATGGAACAAAGTCGATTGATATGAGCTATCAAGAACTAATCAAGCGCACAACAGAAAAAATGGAATCGGAAGTGAGACTTTGA
- a CDS encoding F0F1 ATP synthase subunit alpha: MKTIHFDMNKYETPVDLEYLKEHGRVEKISDGVIFSSGLENAALHQAVIIDGTHRGVILELNEEFVGIGLIDKTNNILEGMIVSVTDHFIEVNLFEDMAGRIIDTTGKMLYDISDEQPTASSPLFCVTPAIMTIDSVTRPLNTGLAVIDSITPIGRGQRQLILGNRQSGKTQIAVDTIINQHDQNVHCIYVAIGLKAAYIAEVIETLRKYGAMKYSTVVATAASDSLTAQYLTPYAGMAVAEALRDQGKDVLIIFDDLTKHADAYRAITLLFNRPPGREAYPGDSFYIHSSLLERAVQMNPEHGGGSITAIPMIETLSDDVTAYIPTNVISITDGQLFLKSDLFNRGQKPAVDVGVSVSRIGGDAQHPIIRKLSKNLTLILSQFEELKELLDFGNALDEGSMKMVTDGRMLTELFKQNILSPLSVPELITILYAFQNGFLNKMAPTNVQSFKGLLLEKAHAHPDFASFSNQIEEISDLDEAHVKLLEEIIQEAGRPFR; the protein is encoded by the coding sequence TTGAAAACTATTCATTTTGATATGAACAAATACGAAACCCCTGTGGATTTGGAATATTTAAAAGAACATGGCCGGGTTGAGAAAATCTCTGATGGTGTAATTTTTTCTTCTGGCTTAGAAAATGCAGCTCTTCACCAAGCGGTTATCATTGATGGTACACACCGTGGGGTAATCCTTGAGCTTAATGAAGAATTTGTCGGTATCGGTTTAATTGATAAAACAAATAATATTTTAGAAGGAATGATAGTGTCTGTTACAGATCATTTCATCGAAGTAAATCTTTTTGAAGACATGGCAGGGCGTATTATTGATACGACCGGAAAAATGTTATACGACATAAGTGATGAGCAGCCAACCGCTAGTTCCCCGCTATTCTGTGTAACTCCAGCCATTATGACAATTGACAGCGTTACTCGTCCACTGAATACAGGTCTGGCAGTAATCGACTCTATAACGCCAATTGGGCGGGGGCAACGTCAATTAATTCTTGGAAATAGACAATCTGGGAAAACCCAAATCGCTGTAGATACAATTATTAATCAACATGATCAAAATGTGCATTGTATCTATGTAGCAATTGGCTTAAAAGCAGCATATATTGCCGAAGTAATTGAAACGCTACGTAAATACGGTGCGATGAAATATTCGACAGTAGTTGCGACAGCTGCAAGCGATTCCCTTACCGCCCAATATTTAACTCCATATGCAGGAATGGCGGTCGCAGAAGCATTACGCGATCAAGGAAAAGACGTTTTAATTATTTTTGATGATTTAACGAAACACGCAGATGCTTATCGAGCGATTACATTGCTCTTCAACCGTCCACCTGGTAGAGAAGCTTATCCGGGCGATAGTTTCTATATCCACTCTAGTCTCTTAGAAAGAGCGGTACAAATGAATCCAGAGCATGGTGGTGGATCTATCACAGCAATACCAATGATTGAGACTTTATCCGATGATGTAACAGCCTATATTCCGACCAATGTTATTTCCATTACGGACGGTCAGTTGTTCTTAAAATCCGATTTGTTCAATCGCGGTCAAAAGCCAGCAGTGGATGTCGGGGTATCAGTTTCCAGAATCGGCGGCGATGCGCAACACCCGATTATCCGTAAGCTTAGTAAAAATCTGACACTTATACTTTCTCAATTTGAAGAGTTAAAAGAATTACTGGATTTTGGTAATGCACTTGATGAAGGAAGTATGAAAATGGTGACGGACGGGCGAATGCTGACAGAGCTCTTTAAACAAAATATTCTAAGTCCGCTATCCGTGCCAGAATTAATTACTATTTTATATGCATTCCAAAATGGTTTCTTAAACAAAATGGCTCCAACGAATGTTCAATCTTTCAAAGGGTTATTACTAGAAAAAGCCCATGCACACCCAGACTTCGCGTCATTTTCTAATCAGATTGAGGAAATTAGTGACCTTGATGAAGCACACGTCAAACTATTGGAAGAAATTATTCAGGAAGCGGGGAGGCCTTTCCGTTGA